A genomic region of uncultured Roseibium sp. contains the following coding sequences:
- a CDS encoding plasmid partitioning protein RepB C-terminal domain-containing protein, with amino-acid sequence MMPDAETLQIELVPIHKISVLNPRARNKKVFREIVSSIRDVGLKRPITVSKTGEETEARYQLVCGQGRLEAFKQLGQTEIPAIVIQVDTQTSLVKSLVENCARRQHQAIDLVRDIEGMKERGYNEPEIARKTGLSTEYVKGIGKLIRQGEQRLLRSVEAGHIPISVAVEIVDADDDGVQDALQNAYENNILRGRKLLIAKKVVESRNRRGKALLSSVRRKRKISSEALVRAYREDTDRKKLLIRKADATRNRLIFIAHALKELLTNEGFLDLLKSEQLDTIPKKLADRMERQELTR; translated from the coding sequence ATGATGCCAGATGCAGAAACACTGCAAATCGAGTTAGTTCCCATTCACAAGATTTCAGTCCTGAATCCTCGGGCGCGTAACAAGAAAGTTTTTAGAGAAATCGTCTCAAGCATACGTGATGTGGGGCTAAAGCGGCCTATCACCGTTTCTAAGACGGGAGAGGAAACAGAAGCGCGTTACCAACTGGTGTGCGGGCAAGGTAGGCTTGAGGCTTTCAAACAGCTAGGACAGACGGAAATACCCGCGATCGTCATTCAGGTAGACACTCAAACAAGCTTAGTGAAAAGCTTGGTTGAAAATTGCGCGCGTCGGCAGCACCAAGCTATTGATTTGGTTCGTGACATAGAAGGCATGAAAGAGCGAGGCTACAACGAGCCAGAAATCGCTCGAAAGACAGGGCTTTCAACAGAGTATGTAAAGGGTATCGGCAAACTCATACGTCAGGGTGAACAGCGCTTGCTTCGTTCCGTTGAAGCTGGGCACATTCCGATCAGTGTCGCTGTTGAGATTGTTGATGCGGATGACGACGGAGTTCAGGACGCGCTTCAAAATGCTTATGAAAACAACATCCTTAGAGGACGAAAGCTTCTTATTGCCAAGAAAGTTGTTGAGAGCCGAAACCGTCGAGGCAAGGCTCTTCTAAGCAGCGTGAGGCGAAAGCGAAAAATTTCGTCCGAGGCGTTGGTCCGTGCCTATAGGGAAGATACTGATCGCAAAAAACTCCTCATTCGAAAAGCGGATGCAACGCGCAATCGGCTGATTTTCATCGCCCACGCGTTGAAGGAACTTCTGACGAACGAAGGGTTCCTTGACCTGCTCAAATCCGAGCAATTGGACACAATACCTAAGAAGCTTGCCGATCGGATGGAGCGTCAGGAGCTGACGCGATGA
- a CDS encoding plasmid partitioning protein RepB C-terminal domain-containing protein codes for MSQKEAPLIKLAFHREPIRLSISSITPLRIVSDRIKKSKKYGQIRSSIFYSGLAEPPVVVPDRDEKGKYLLLDGHMRVSVLTELVHEEVDCLIATDDEAYTYNKRVNRLATIQEHQMILKAIEKGVSEEVLARVLNVNIKNIKQKRRLLEGICAEVAELLKDKHVPINTFRELRKMKPLRQIEAAQLMIAMNKFSSPYAQSIVGATPASQLTETAKPKKISGLTDDQMARMEQESAQLDREFHLLEETYGQDHLDLVIATGYVKRLIENARVVRYLAQSFPELLTEFQKISEIDETSKLNSPN; via the coding sequence ATGAGCCAAAAAGAAGCTCCATTGATCAAACTGGCGTTTCACCGTGAGCCAATAAGGCTATCCATCTCCAGTATCACACCTCTAAGAATCGTATCGGACAGGATAAAGAAGTCCAAGAAATACGGTCAGATTCGGTCTTCGATCTTCTATTCCGGTTTGGCTGAGCCTCCGGTTGTCGTGCCGGATCGCGATGAAAAAGGGAAATACCTCCTGTTGGACGGACATATGAGAGTGTCGGTCTTGACGGAACTTGTACATGAGGAAGTCGACTGTTTGATCGCAACAGATGACGAAGCTTACACGTACAACAAGCGTGTCAATCGGCTTGCGACCATTCAGGAACATCAAATGATCCTGAAAGCGATTGAAAAAGGTGTTTCAGAAGAAGTTCTAGCGCGTGTGTTGAATGTCAATATCAAGAACATCAAACAAAAACGCAGACTACTTGAAGGGATCTGCGCCGAAGTGGCGGAACTTCTGAAGGACAAGCATGTCCCAATAAATACCTTCAGGGAGTTGCGAAAAATGAAGCCGTTGAGGCAGATCGAAGCTGCCCAACTCATGATCGCGATGAACAAGTTTTCCTCTCCATACGCGCAGTCGATCGTTGGAGCGACGCCTGCCTCGCAGTTAACTGAGACTGCAAAGCCAAAGAAAATAAGTGGGCTCACCGACGATCAAATGGCGCGTATGGAGCAGGAATCTGCCCAGCTAGACCGTGAGTTTCATCTGCTTGAAGAAACCTATGGCCAGGATCATCTCGATTTGGTGATTGCAACTGGATACGTGAAACGTTTGATCGAGAATGCGCGCGTGGTTCGCTACCTCGCTCAGAGTTTCCCGGAGCTGTTGACAGAGTTTCAGAAAATTTCTGAAATCGACGAAACTTCTAAATTGAATTCTCCAAACTAA
- a CDS encoding phospholipase D-like domain-containing protein has translation MTDDADYVNRLKAKVQQITTASGMTVEAVKKKMTSPLPEGAEPEMVGAPRATSASPETATLEAVVRWSRPVLWINNDTTDEDFTIDAMHEVDEDLLEEMRMHQSGINRIIPSVGRIELFNNMHLDWAGTGWVIDFDGASDIIVTNAHVAELFARQGPNGFIFRPGIPDFQTRQAAQIDFREEIMRTQPREFPITEVIWIAPDNRPDVAFLRVERTAGTDRVSAPIRLGSTASSNALLSVIGYPGKDDRVEYADKLSSVFGESFGIKRLALGRVTGQDSEIMTHDASTLPGSSGSVVWDSTKGVAVGLHFAGTAFTNNFAVPARVVQDLIRTRPWQGAERPSAPAPVPIPAAAPVVPTAGPSVGQDGSISFTVPLHINVQVSVGEPATSNAMSPVKPGKKLGAEAAVAGVETMARASAGAASVLEVSAEYLFHDGEITDEKGVVVAVTPDASLNPATYGLGTSYEGVPVVIEIADPQVIAEEMFGFEIETEAFRKRRANYTRDLSDPKFDLSPVTDKIKVQFSVSPEAGWPVLREFLKIDDFEHLTVGMYHVTAPHIVEALMDIAKRSRPNPRITLTLDRQRGDKPVNPDDISAGTKGDDIPERETIDALKNELGNKFLYAKASLGSRGLFATAYHIKVAVWTDRLSGNRKEDKVFWLSSGNWQSSNQQPLSIDVDAVPSLTFDDVADYNREWHAVVEHAGLAKTFREHLTQDQTDNALATATESGRRRLDDEILVPVEMLERAGRPTDFKPFPPLDLDEEMTIHPLLTPDNYPEVVLELVREARDRLWIENQSFNLWKRVEDTPAHFMALASAIREKQQNGVDVRILFRNIFGSERKTLRRLKDFGIRTDEHHIRFFPKNHTKGMVVDDHSVMLGSHNLTAGGTGPNRDASLIVRNKKANAYFAELFLHDWTQYGKHRPAPDTEGRRPVLISRDGARIEAPGGYVSMSLGEFLGEG, from the coding sequence ATGACCGACGATGCAGATTATGTCAACCGCCTTAAGGCGAAGGTTCAGCAGATAACAACCGCATCTGGTATGACGGTTGAGGCGGTCAAGAAGAAGATGACCAGCCCGCTTCCCGAAGGGGCTGAACCCGAGATGGTCGGCGCCCCGAGGGCGACGAGTGCAAGCCCCGAAACCGCGACTCTGGAAGCCGTCGTGCGGTGGAGCCGTCCGGTCTTGTGGATCAACAACGACACCACGGACGAAGACTTCACCATCGATGCGATGCACGAGGTCGATGAAGACCTTCTGGAAGAGATGCGGATGCATCAGTCGGGGATCAATCGGATCATCCCATCGGTTGGGCGGATCGAGTTGTTCAACAACATGCACCTCGATTGGGCCGGAACCGGGTGGGTCATTGATTTCGACGGCGCATCGGACATCATCGTAACCAACGCCCACGTAGCAGAGTTGTTTGCACGGCAAGGCCCGAACGGCTTCATTTTCCGCCCCGGGATCCCCGATTTTCAGACACGTCAGGCGGCGCAGATCGACTTCCGCGAAGAGATCATGCGGACGCAGCCCCGCGAATTTCCGATCACCGAAGTGATTTGGATCGCCCCGGACAATCGCCCCGACGTGGCCTTTCTTCGGGTGGAGAGAACGGCAGGGACGGACCGGGTAAGTGCGCCGATCCGCTTGGGCTCGACAGCGAGTTCGAACGCGTTGCTTTCGGTTATCGGGTATCCCGGCAAAGACGACCGGGTGGAGTATGCCGACAAGCTGAGCAGCGTCTTCGGGGAGAGCTTCGGGATCAAGCGGCTCGCACTGGGTCGGGTGACCGGGCAGGACAGCGAGATCATGACGCATGATGCCTCGACACTGCCGGGGAGCTCTGGCTCGGTCGTGTGGGACAGTACGAAAGGAGTGGCGGTGGGGCTGCACTTTGCCGGCACGGCGTTCACGAACAACTTCGCGGTGCCCGCGCGTGTAGTGCAAGACCTGATCCGCACCCGACCGTGGCAAGGCGCAGAACGGCCGTCGGCGCCAGCCCCGGTCCCGATACCGGCGGCGGCGCCGGTCGTGCCAACTGCGGGGCCATCGGTTGGGCAGGACGGCTCCATCAGCTTTACCGTACCGCTTCACATTAACGTCCAGGTGAGCGTCGGGGAACCGGCAACATCGAATGCGATGTCGCCGGTCAAGCCTGGTAAAAAGCTTGGGGCAGAGGCGGCCGTTGCCGGCGTTGAGACGATGGCGCGGGCCTCTGCTGGCGCTGCGTCGGTGTTGGAGGTGAGCGCGGAGTACCTGTTCCATGACGGGGAGATCACGGACGAGAAGGGCGTCGTCGTCGCGGTGACACCAGATGCCAGTCTTAATCCGGCGACGTACGGCCTGGGCACCTCTTATGAGGGTGTCCCGGTCGTGATCGAGATCGCCGACCCTCAGGTTATCGCGGAAGAGATGTTCGGGTTTGAGATCGAGACCGAGGCGTTTCGGAAGCGCCGCGCAAACTACACTCGCGACCTCAGCGATCCGAAGTTTGACCTTTCGCCCGTCACCGACAAGATCAAAGTGCAGTTCAGTGTGAGCCCCGAGGCGGGCTGGCCCGTGCTGCGGGAATTCCTGAAGATCGACGATTTTGAGCATCTGACCGTCGGCATGTACCACGTCACCGCCCCGCATATCGTCGAAGCGCTGATGGACATTGCGAAGCGCTCACGCCCGAACCCGAGGATCACGCTGACGCTCGACCGGCAGCGGGGGGACAAGCCGGTGAACCCTGACGACATCAGCGCAGGCACGAAGGGCGATGACATCCCCGAGCGCGAGACTATTGACGCGTTGAAGAATGAGTTGGGCAATAAGTTCCTCTATGCCAAGGCGTCGTTGGGGAGCCGTGGGCTGTTCGCGACGGCCTATCACATCAAGGTGGCTGTTTGGACCGACCGGCTGTCGGGCAATCGCAAGGAAGACAAGGTTTTCTGGCTCTCGAGCGGGAACTGGCAATCGTCGAACCAGCAACCGCTGAGCATCGACGTGGACGCCGTCCCGAGCCTCACCTTTGACGATGTGGCCGACTATAACCGCGAGTGGCATGCGGTGGTGGAGCATGCGGGGCTTGCCAAAACGTTCCGCGAGCATCTGACGCAGGATCAGACAGACAACGCGTTGGCCACAGCAACCGAGTCAGGACGCCGGCGGCTGGATGACGAGATCCTTGTGCCCGTGGAGATGCTGGAGCGGGCCGGGCGGCCCACCGACTTCAAACCGTTCCCGCCACTGGATCTGGACGAAGAGATGACGATCCACCCGCTTCTGACACCAGACAACTATCCCGAGGTGGTGCTGGAACTCGTGCGGGAGGCGCGGGACCGGCTGTGGATCGAAAACCAGTCATTCAATCTGTGGAAGCGGGTGGAAGATACGCCGGCGCATTTCATGGCGCTCGCTTCGGCCATTCGTGAAAAGCAGCAGAACGGGGTCGATGTGCGCATCCTATTCCGAAACATTTTCGGAAGCGAACGGAAGACGCTGAGGAGATTGAAGGACTTTGGCATCCGGACGGACGAGCATCACATCCGCTTCTTCCCGAAGAACCATACGAAGGGAATGGTCGTCGACGACCACTCGGTGATGTTGGGATCGCACAACCTAACGGCGGGCGGCACCGGCCCCAACCGCGACG
- a CDS encoding recombinase family protein, with protein MGSREDIDQSEDGERDEVNTYAAEYVRMSTEHQRYSTENQTEAIRRYASARGLKIVRTYADSGRSGLNIEGRDGLRKLILDIESGKANFSVILVYDISRWGRFQDADESAFYEYRCRRAGVQVEYCAEQFENDGSIGSDVQKVVKRRMAAEYSRELSVKVFAGQCRLIEMGYRQGGMAGFGLRRELRDEHGRPKGLLTRGERKSLQTDRVVLVPGPSEEVAIVRWIYQRFVEDGLDETAIAQELNQRGIVTDLDRPWTRGTVHQILINEKYIGNNVWNHVSFKLKQHRLKNDASMLVRADHAFEAIVDPRAFDAARAIIEARSHHLTNDEMLEQLRSVYERTGVLSGLIIDETHDCPSSKAFSHRFGGLLKAYKLIGYTPERDYRYIEVNRALRRRYPDTVDETISGIEKAGGAVSRDEITDLLTINQEFTASLTISRCFQTNAGSLRWKVRLDRGLHPDITIAVRMNAENTSAKDYLILPTFHVEAETLRLSEDNGIWIDAYRFETLRPLFALAERLSIHEVAA; from the coding sequence ATGGGTTCGAGAGAGGACATCGATCAGAGCGAAGATGGTGAGCGTGACGAAGTGAACACGTACGCCGCCGAGTATGTTCGCATGTCCACCGAACATCAGAGGTATTCGACAGAAAACCAAACCGAAGCAATCCGTCGTTATGCGAGCGCGCGTGGCCTTAAGATCGTTCGCACTTACGCCGATTCCGGACGAAGTGGCTTAAACATCGAAGGTCGTGATGGACTTCGCAAGTTGATCTTGGATATCGAAAGCGGCAAGGCAAATTTCTCGGTGATCCTAGTCTACGACATCAGCCGTTGGGGGCGGTTTCAAGATGCAGACGAGAGTGCTTTCTACGAATATCGGTGTCGTCGCGCGGGTGTGCAGGTGGAGTACTGCGCAGAGCAGTTCGAAAATGACGGCAGTATTGGATCCGACGTGCAAAAGGTCGTCAAACGACGAATGGCGGCGGAGTACAGCCGAGAACTCTCTGTCAAGGTATTTGCTGGGCAGTGTCGCCTCATTGAAATGGGTTATCGACAAGGGGGAATGGCTGGATTTGGTCTACGTCGCGAGCTCAGAGACGAGCATGGCCGACCAAAAGGCCTCTTGACGCGCGGTGAAAGGAAAAGCCTCCAAACTGACCGTGTAGTGCTCGTCCCAGGGCCTTCAGAGGAGGTCGCAATTGTCAGATGGATCTATCAACGGTTCGTGGAAGACGGTTTGGATGAAACAGCGATCGCCCAAGAGTTGAACCAACGAGGTATTGTCACTGACCTTGACCGCCCCTGGACGAGGGGCACGGTGCACCAAATCCTCATCAACGAAAAATACATCGGTAACAATGTTTGGAACCACGTTTCGTTCAAACTCAAGCAGCATCGACTGAAAAATGATGCGTCGATGCTGGTTCGCGCTGACCATGCGTTTGAGGCAATCGTTGACCCGCGAGCTTTCGATGCTGCCCGCGCAATAATTGAAGCCCGGTCACATCATCTAACCAATGACGAGATGCTTGAACAGTTGAGATCCGTCTATGAACGGACAGGCGTACTTTCTGGATTGATTATCGATGAAACGCACGACTGTCCTTCGAGCAAAGCCTTTAGCCATCGCTTTGGCGGGCTGCTGAAAGCGTACAAGCTGATCGGATACACTCCGGAAAGAGACTATCGCTACATCGAAGTAAACAGGGCTCTACGGCGGCGCTACCCTGATACGGTCGATGAGACGATCTCGGGGATCGAGAAGGCCGGAGGGGCTGTCTCCAGAGACGAGATTACTGACCTTCTGACGATAAATCAGGAATTTACAGCTTCGCTTACGATAAGTCGTTGTTTTCAAACGAATGCAGGTTCTTTACGTTGGAAAGTGCGGCTCGATCGGGGCCTGCATCCAGACATTACAATCGCGGTGCGGATGAATGCGGAGAACACCAGCGCGAAGGATTATCTCATCCTCCCAACGTTCCATGTTGAAGCCGAAACTCTGAGGCTCTCTGAAGACAATGGGATTTGGATCGACGCCTATCGATTTGAAACGCTGAGGCCACTATTTGCTTTGGCGGAGCGCCTCTCAATTCACGAGGTGGCCGCATGA
- a CDS encoding LysE family translocator, protein MIDTATLIAYVAIVLGFVFIPGPATLLTVARATSSGTKAGIATGAGIAAGDVVHTLMAIIGVSAIIATSALLFSIIKYAGAAYLVYLGIVAIFDKTPLDLARGSTPITAKKAFNQAIIAEILNPKTALFFLAFLPQFVKPENGSVMLQLTVLGAIFVLLGLFSTVIFAVGAGKLGSFLKKHPAVVKWQSKVVGGIYCALGARLALQER, encoded by the coding sequence ATGATCGATACTGCAACGCTGATTGCTTATGTCGCCATTGTCCTGGGGTTCGTGTTCATACCGGGACCGGCAACACTACTGACCGTGGCACGGGCGACGAGTTCTGGAACGAAAGCCGGAATTGCAACCGGAGCAGGGATCGCTGCCGGAGACGTTGTACACACCCTGATGGCGATCATCGGTGTTTCGGCGATAATTGCGACGTCAGCTCTTCTTTTCAGCATCATCAAGTACGCAGGGGCTGCCTATCTCGTTTATCTCGGCATTGTTGCCATCTTTGACAAGACACCTCTGGATCTCGCGCGTGGGAGCACGCCGATCACGGCAAAAAAGGCGTTCAACCAAGCTATCATCGCAGAGATCTTAAATCCAAAAACAGCGTTGTTCTTTCTCGCTTTCCTGCCGCAGTTCGTGAAACCGGAAAACGGTTCGGTCATGCTGCAACTGACTGTGCTGGGCGCAATCTTCGTGCTGCTAGGCCTATTCAGTACCGTGATCTTCGCTGTCGGGGCTGGTAAGCTCGGTAGTTTCCTGAAGAAGCACCCGGCCGTAGTGAAATGGCAAAGCAAAGTCGTTGGTGGTATTTACTGCGCACTCGGTGCCCGTTTGGCTTTGCAGGAGCGGTAA